A window of Costertonia aggregata contains these coding sequences:
- a CDS encoding FAD-dependent oxidoreductase, translating into MIQTSKNIAIIGSGLVGSLLAIYLKKLGHDLTVFDRRSDIRNIQFSGRSINLAMSNRGWKALREVHIEDEIKKIAIPLDKRAMHVIGQEEYYQKYGREGEAIWSISRGVLNKKMIDLAENAGVKFRFEEKVWDINLPEAKIYTGDTEKSAWKEYQYDMVFGCDGAFSRVRHKMQRRSRFDYSQDFIDVGYKELTIPPNSDGSHKLDKYSFHIWPRGKFMLIAMPNLDGSFTCTLFMPFEGEVSFENIKTKEQAKLFFKTYFPNVRKEIENLTGDFFKNPTSAMVTMKCYPWTYWDKVALVGDSAHAVVPFYGQGMNAGFEDIYELNRIIHKYGNDWEAIFQEYQKERKPNADAIAELSYRNFIEMSSKTADPRFLLQKKIEKHFAAKHPNKWIPAYSRVTFSDRPYAEALAIGDAQEEIMKKIMLLPNIEEKWGSVEIENKILSLL; encoded by the coding sequence ATGATTCAAACATCAAAAAATATTGCCATTATCGGCTCAGGGCTTGTGGGTTCGCTTTTGGCCATTTATTTAAAAAAATTGGGGCACGACCTCACCGTTTTTGACCGTAGGTCCGATATACGTAACATTCAATTTTCAGGGAGGTCAATAAATTTGGCCATGAGCAATAGAGGGTGGAAGGCACTGCGCGAGGTTCATATTGAGGACGAAATCAAAAAAATAGCCATACCGTTAGATAAGCGTGCAATGCACGTAATAGGTCAGGAAGAATACTATCAAAAATATGGTAGGGAAGGCGAGGCCATTTGGTCTATTTCTCGTGGGGTACTGAACAAAAAAATGATAGATTTGGCCGAGAATGCCGGTGTAAAGTTCAGGTTTGAGGAAAAGGTTTGGGACATTAATCTTCCCGAAGCCAAGATATACACCGGTGATACCGAAAAAAGTGCTTGGAAAGAGTATCAGTATGACATGGTTTTTGGCTGTGATGGTGCATTTTCACGTGTGCGGCACAAAATGCAGCGCCGCAGCCGATTTGATTATTCGCAGGATTTTATTGATGTTGGTTATAAGGAATTGACCATTCCCCCAAATAGTGATGGCAGCCATAAACTGGACAAATATTCCTTTCATATTTGGCCCAGAGGTAAATTCATGTTGATTGCCATGCCCAATTTGGACGGTAGTTTTACCTGCACCCTTTTTATGCCTTTTGAAGGCGAGGTTTCGTTTGAGAACATAAAAACAAAAGAACAGGCCAAATTATTCTTCAAAACCTATTTCCCCAATGTGAGAAAGGAGATAGAAAACTTGACAGGCGATTTTTTCAAAAATCCCACCAGTGCGATGGTTACCATGAAATGTTATCCCTGGACGTATTGGGATAAGGTAGCTCTCGTGGGCGATTCGGCCCATGCCGTTGTACCCTTTTACGGGCAAGGCATGAATGCGGGCTTTGAAGATATCTATGAGTTAAACCGTATCATACACAAATATGGCAACGATTGGGAAGCCATTTTTCAAGAGTATCAAAAAGAAAGAAAACCCAATGCCGATGCCATTGCCGAACTTAGCTATCGCAACTTTATTGAAATGAGCAGTAAAACGGCCGACCCAAGATTTTTGTTGCAAAAAAAGATTGAAAAGCACTTCGCCGCCAAGCATCCCAATAAATGGATTCCCGCCTATTCTCGGGTTACTTTTTCCGACAGGCCCTACGCAGAAGCCTTAGCTATCGGAGATGCTCAAGAAGAAATAATGAAAAAAATAATGCTATTGCCCAATATTGAAGAAAAATGGGGCTCGGTCGAAATTGAAAATAAGATACTTTCATTGTTGTAG
- a CDS encoding flavin reductase family protein produces MKHFSREIIDGLPSRFKANLVNSCTGYKSSNLLATKSKSGVSNIAIFNSVIHIGSNPPMLGFVLRPLTVRRNTYDNFKNTGYFTVNQVNTSILKDAHHTSAKYDAGVSEFSKTNLTEEYLDEFTAPYVKESNIKIGCSYLNEYEIKENGCLLIIGAIEHIYLPENMQHEDGWAQLDKAGTITAIGLDGYALPKLVDRFAYAKPDQETKSILNGA; encoded by the coding sequence ATGAAACATTTCTCCAGAGAAATTATTGATGGTTTACCTTCACGCTTTAAAGCCAATCTTGTAAATAGCTGTACAGGGTACAAATCCTCTAATCTGTTGGCGACAAAATCCAAATCCGGTGTTAGTAACATAGCCATATTCAATTCTGTTATACACATAGGTAGTAATCCGCCAATGTTGGGTTTTGTTCTAAGGCCTTTGACCGTACGAAGAAATACATACGATAATTTTAAAAATACCGGTTATTTTACCGTAAATCAAGTAAATACTTCAATCCTTAAAGATGCTCACCATACTTCAGCAAAATATGATGCAGGTGTTTCCGAGTTTTCAAAAACCAATTTGACCGAAGAGTATTTAGATGAATTCACTGCACCATACGTAAAAGAAAGCAACATAAAAATTGGCTGTAGTTACTTAAACGAATATGAGATAAAAGAAAATGGTTGCCTTCTCATCATCGGAGCAATAGAGCATATTTATTTACCGGAAAACATGCAACATGAGGATGGTTGGGCACAACTGGACAAAGCAGGAACAATTACCGCAATAGGCTTGGATGGCTATGCCCTACCTAAACTTGTAGATAGGTTCGCCTATGCAAAACCAGACCAAGAAACCAAATCAATTTTAAAT